The following are encoded together in the Candidatus Kapaibacterium thiocyanatum genome:
- a CDS encoding non-canonical purine NTP pyrophosphatase, RdgB/HAM1 family, with translation MTDTIVIATGNAHKVDELQALFARHGIDARLIPMTAAIGAVEIEETGTTFEENAFIKARTIHERTGLPVIADDSGLEVDALHGAPGVYSARYSGPDATDASNRTLLLERMKDVTEDGRTARFRCVLCYIDGYRTLFSEGTSTGRITDMERGGGGFGYDPLFMADGETRTYAEMSPEDKQAMSHRGKAAARLCDSLSRLDTERLLHDDRTPEASVEYDHLIRAAIAAAVNDSGLLRRVIADVVTPDEADDLYEVLLQSYLFAGFPAALDSLTILADHVRTALPDHRLSPAEPFSVDAFRERGQALCRKVYGNVYDRMMQRLDTITPDLRSWMIVEGYGKTLSRPGLPIVMRELCVVAMLAALGRTTQLYSHVRGAFLVGATDTDMQRCVDVVIEECGNDAASILLTAWNQVLERM, from the coding sequence ATGACCGATACCATCGTGATAGCGACGGGCAATGCACACAAGGTCGACGAACTCCAGGCCCTGTTCGCACGACATGGGATCGATGCCAGGTTGATACCCATGACGGCCGCCATCGGCGCCGTCGAGATCGAGGAAACGGGAACGACGTTCGAGGAGAATGCCTTCATCAAGGCACGGACCATCCATGAGCGTACGGGACTGCCCGTCATCGCCGACGATAGCGGTCTGGAAGTCGATGCCCTGCACGGTGCACCGGGTGTGTACTCGGCACGCTATTCCGGTCCGGATGCCACGGATGCATCGAACAGGACGCTCCTGCTCGAACGCATGAAGGACGTGACGGAAGATGGGCGTACGGCACGGTTCCGTTGTGTGCTCTGCTATATCGACGGATACCGTACACTGTTCTCCGAAGGCACGAGTACCGGCCGCATCACCGATATGGAGCGTGGCGGCGGAGGCTTCGGCTACGACCCGCTGTTCATGGCCGATGGCGAAACCAGGACCTACGCCGAGATGTCGCCCGAAGACAAGCAGGCCATGAGCCATCGCGGCAAGGCCGCCGCACGGCTTTGCGATAGTCTGTCGCGTCTCGATACGGAACGGCTACTTCACGACGACAGGACACCCGAAGCATCGGTCGAATACGACCATCTCATCCGTGCGGCCATCGCAGCCGCCGTCAACGATAGCGGCCTCCTGCGCCGCGTCATAGCCGATGTGGTCACACCGGACGAAGCGGACGATCTCTATGAAGTGCTCCTGCAGTCGTATCTGTTCGCAGGCTTCCCTGCCGCCCTCGATTCGTTGACCATCCTCGCCGATCATGTACGGACCGCACTGCCGGACCATCGGCTATCGCCGGCCGAACCGTTCTCCGTCGATGCATTCCGAGAACGGGGACAAGCGCTGTGTCGCAAGGTCTACGGCAACGTCTACGATCGCATGATGCAACGCCTCGATACCATCACGCCGGACCTCCGTTCATGGATGATCGTCGAAGGATACGGCAAGACACTCTCCCGCCCCGGCCTGCCCATCGTCATGCGCGAACTCTGCGTCGTGGCGATGCTCGCGGCGCTCGGAAGGACGACGCAACTGTATTCGCACGTACGTGGCGCCTTCCTCGTTGGGGCGACGGATACGGACATGCAGCGATGCGTCGACGTCGTGATTGAGGAATGCGGCAACGATGCCGCCAGCATCCTGCTGACTGCATGGAATCAGGTACTGGAGCGCATGTAA
- a CDS encoding ferredoxin, whose amino-acid sequence MAIYITTDCINCGACEPECPNTAIYEAGAEWELAGNRYGDAPSPAGYERNFFSAEFYYIVPDKCTECKGFHDEPQCAAVCPVDCCLPDPLIVETDEALLKKKDYLDSIDTIRLRN is encoded by the coding sequence ATGGCGATCTACATTACTACCGACTGCATCAACTGCGGAGCCTGTGAACCGGAATGTCCCAATACGGCCATCTACGAGGCCGGTGCGGAATGGGAACTCGCGGGCAACCGCTATGGCGACGCACCATCGCCCGCAGGATACGAACGGAACTTCTTCTCGGCCGAATTCTACTACATCGTTCCCGACAAATGCACCGAGTGCAAGGGCTTCCATGATGAACCGCAGTGCGCGGCCGTCTGCCCGGTGGACTGCTGTCTGCCCGATCCCCTCATCGTGGAAACGGACGAAGCACTGCTGAAGAAGAAGGACTACCTGGACAGCATCGACACCATCCGCCTGCGCAACTGA
- a CDS encoding D-alanyl-D-alanine carboxypeptidase/D-alanyl-D-alanine-endopeptidase encodes MYLARLILSGLFVTTVSFAQGQSRSAAVRELRTDLDNLLSAPEWRSALLGVCVASTDNAEHLYRHNDEMFFTPASTNKLFTTAVALATLGPEYRFRTTLYLDGRIQENGEFAGNIIVRGSGDPTWSTTFGRDPLVLFDQWVGVLDSLGIRSVKGNIIGDDDVFDDVDYATGWAWDDLVWSYGAQVNGLGVADNSVRALIIPPLKPGGESQIRLVPETDYVRVMNGLRVVDSTGVTEVKALRDGPTNIVDIVGTIVARPRRDTINLHLAVENPTLYFASLFRDALVRHGIRFRGALIDVDDWNDPLPYDSSMRVAETVSPPLSDIVAVINHVSHNLGADILCKTIGREVSGDGSFEKGADVIRTFVQRNGIGGQDLAIVDGSGLSRLDLCTPQHLVNLLNVASHTPWAAAYKASLAAPGEPGTLQRRMVGTRAERSVRAKTGGMNNVSTLAGYVTTRDGETLSFAVMADNTVLPTAMVHNLQDLICMRLASFSRK; translated from the coding sequence ATGTATCTCGCCCGCCTCATCCTTTCCGGCCTGTTCGTCACGACGGTCTCGTTCGCACAGGGCCAGTCCCGTTCGGCGGCCGTACGCGAGCTGCGTACGGATCTCGATAACCTGCTGTCCGCCCCGGAATGGCGTTCGGCGCTGCTCGGCGTCTGCGTAGCATCCACGGACAATGCCGAACATCTCTATCGTCACAACGACGAGATGTTCTTCACCCCCGCATCCACCAACAAGCTGTTCACGACGGCCGTGGCGTTGGCCACGCTCGGACCGGAATACCGCTTCCGCACGACATTGTATCTCGACGGTCGCATCCAGGAGAACGGTGAATTCGCAGGCAACATCATCGTCCGCGGTTCCGGCGATCCCACATGGAGCACGACGTTCGGCCGCGATCCCCTCGTCCTCTTCGATCAGTGGGTCGGCGTTCTGGATTCGCTCGGCATCAGATCGGTCAAGGGAAACATCATCGGCGACGACGACGTGTTCGACGATGTCGACTATGCGACGGGTTGGGCATGGGACGATCTCGTATGGTCGTACGGCGCCCAGGTCAATGGTCTCGGAGTGGCCGACAACAGTGTACGTGCCCTCATCATCCCTCCGCTGAAGCCCGGCGGTGAATCGCAGATCAGACTCGTTCCCGAAACGGACTACGTCCGTGTGATGAACGGTCTGCGCGTCGTGGACAGTACGGGTGTCACCGAAGTGAAAGCCTTGCGTGATGGTCCCACGAACATCGTCGACATCGTCGGTACGATCGTGGCGCGCCCGCGGCGGGATACCATCAACCTCCATCTCGCCGTCGAGAATCCGACGCTGTATTTCGCGAGTCTGTTCAGGGATGCCCTCGTACGCCATGGCATCCGGTTCAGGGGAGCGCTCATCGACGTCGACGACTGGAACGATCCTCTACCCTACGACAGCAGCATGCGCGTTGCGGAAACGGTATCGCCTCCCCTTTCGGATATCGTGGCCGTGATCAATCATGTCAGCCACAATCTCGGCGCCGATATCCTGTGCAAGACGATCGGACGTGAGGTATCCGGTGACGGAAGTTTCGAGAAAGGCGCCGATGTCATCCGTACCTTCGTGCAACGCAATGGTATCGGTGGTCAGGACCTCGCGATCGTCGACGGATCGGGTCTCTCGCGCCTCGATCTCTGTACACCGCAGCATCTCGTCAATCTGCTCAACGTCGCATCGCATACGCCCTGGGCTGCCGCCTACAAGGCCTCTCTCGCAGCACCAGGTGAGCCTGGGACCCTGCAACGCAGGATGGTGGGCACACGCGCCGAACGCTCCGTACGTGCGAAGACCGGCGGCATGAACAACGTTTCGACCCTTGCGGGCTACGTCACGACGCGCGACGGAGAAACACTGAGCTTCGCCGTGATGGCCGACAATACGGTCCTGCCGACGGCCATGGTCCACAACCTGCAGGACCTCATCTGCATGCGTCTGGCGAGCTTCAGCCGGAAGTGA